In one Silene latifolia isolate original U9 population chromosome 10, ASM4854445v1, whole genome shotgun sequence genomic region, the following are encoded:
- the LOC141608079 gene encoding uncharacterized protein LOC141608079, producing MRGISDLHHDGLVITMQISTARVLRILVDGGSSVNLIMLDVLKAMNIDEDQIIKKSNVLVGFNGETRNTLGEIYLLTCVEGVSSYERFRVLDCLSSYNAILGRPWIHNARAIPSTYHQCVKIPIEWGITTVRSDIPAQ from the coding sequence atgcgGGGAATTTCTGACTTACATCATGATGGCCTTGTCATCACCATGCAAATTAGTACTGCTCGTGTCCTGAGGATTCTAGTAGATGGTGGCAGCTCAGTCAatctgatcatgcttgatgtcctaaAAGCCATGAATATTGACGAAGATCAGATCATAAAAAAGTcaaatgtcctagtaggattcaatGGTGAAACCAGGAACACTCTAGGGGAAATCTACCTGCTAACCtgcgttgaaggagtctcatcatatGAAAGATTTCGAGTCCTAGACTGCCTCTCATCCTACAACGCAATCCTGGGCAGGCCTTGGATCCATAATGCCAGAGCCATTCcctcaacctatcaccagtgtgtCAAAATTCCAATAGAATGGGGAATAACAACTGTTAGGTCTGATATTCCCGCCCAATAA